The following are from one region of the Cataglyphis hispanica isolate Lineage 1 chromosome 16, ULB_Chis1_1.0, whole genome shotgun sequence genome:
- the LOC126855475 gene encoding ubiquitin domain-containing protein 1: MGGCIGITRARNASVNDTSENSTRTNSGNTRKNHLLCHEVIRWKSDVPLTEGQLRSKRDEFWDTAPAFDGRKEIWDALRAGATAAEAQDYQLAQAILDGANISVPNGFLTECYDELGTRYQVPIYCLSYPINIVKEDSGRDSPADCSEPVDEGTEQTLKLRLSTTLGEVKLPVYSNDTIAIAKKKLQSQEGLEPSRQRWFFGGKLLGDKMHIEEAKVQPGYVIQVIVNPEKMDSNCAKA; encoded by the exons ATGGGAGGCTGCATAGGTATAACTAGGGCAAGAAATGCCTCAGTTAATGATACATCGGAAAATTCGACGAGAACTAATTCGG GAAATACGAGAAAAAATCATCTTCTATGTCACGAGGTAATTAGATGGAAATCAGATGTACCTCTAACCGAAGGTCAACTAAGAAGTAAGCGAGATGAGTTTTGGGACACTGCACCAGCGTTTGACGGTCGCAAAGAAATTTGGGATGCATTGAGGGCAGGTGCAACTGCGGCAGAAGCACAGGACTATCAATTGGCACAGGCCATATTAGACGGAGCTAATATTTCTGTACCTAATGGTTTCTTAACGGAATGTTACGACGAGTTAGGAACTCGTTATCAAGTAcctatttattgtttatcttACccgattaatattgtaaaggAAGATAGTGGAAGAGATTCACCTGCTGATTGCTcag AACCAGTTGATGAAGGAACGGAGCAAACTTTGAAACTTAGACTATCGACTACTTTAGGAGAAGTTAAATTACCTGTTTATAGCAACGACACTATTGctattgcaaagaaaaaattacag AGTCAAGAAGGTTTGGAACCATCGCGTCAAAGGTGGTTCTTTGGTGGTAAATTATTGGGTGATAAAATGCATATAGAAGAAGCAAAAGTGCAGCCAGGTTATGTAATACAAGTAATCGTAAATCCAGAAAAAATGGACAGCAACTGTGCAAAAGCTTGA
- the LOC126855473 gene encoding cytochrome c oxidase assembly protein COX15 homolog isoform X3, translating into MVFVAVALGGITRLTESGLSMVTWRLLGEKMPLNDIQWLSEFEHYKQFPEYKITNLNMTLEEFKRIWWMEYLHRMWGRLIGTVFIIPATYFWFKGMLKHGMKIRIVALGSLIGLQGLMGWYMVKSGLEDRFVEPSDVPRVSQYRLAAHLGLALLIYTGFLYNALDHLIPAEKLTINSTDIKVSNNALKTIKRFKGLIYSAKGLIFFTALSGAFVAGMDAGLIYNTFPKMADKWIPDDILAMSPIIKNFTENPTTVQFDHRILGISTIALITCLGITSRRHNLPSRGRKAVAAVLCAAYLQVFLGISTLLNHVPLTLAASHQSGSLILLSTIIWLCHELKYLRKI; encoded by the exons ATGGTTTTTGTAGCAGTTGCGCTAg GTGGCATAACAAGACTTACAGAATCAGGTTTATCTATGGTTACTTGGAGATTACTAGGAGAAAAAATGCCTCTTAATGATATTCAATGGCTTTCAGAATTTGAACACTACAAACAATTTcctgaatataaaat aACCAATCTAAATATGACATTGGAAGAATTTAAACGTATTTGGTGGATGGAATATTTGCATAGAATGTGGGGACGTTTAATTGGCACTGTATTTATAATACCAGCAACATATTTTTGGTTTAAGGGTATGCTGAAACATGGAATGAAAATACGTATTGTTGCTTTAGGTTCATTAATTGGTTTACAAGGACTCATGGGATGGTATATGGTTAAATCTGGATTAGAAGATCGTTTTGTAGAACCTTCCGATGTACCGCGGGTATCACAGTATCGTTTAGCTGCGCATCTTGGATTAGCATTGCTTATATATACTGGATTTCTATATAATGCTTTAGATCATTTAATTCCTGCTGAAAAGCTAACTATTAATTCCACTGATATCAAAGTTTCAAATAATGCactaaaaacgataaaaagatttaaaggaTTAATTTACTCGGCAAAaggattgatatttttcaccGCCCTGTCGGGAGCATTTGTAGCTGGCATGGATGCTggtcttatatataatactttccCAAAAATGGCAGATAAATGGATACCTGATGATATACTTGCTATGTCtcccataataaaaaatttcacggAAAATCCAACTACAGTCCAATTTGATCACAGGATTTTG GGAATTTCTACTATAGCATTAATAACATGCTTGGGTATTACGTCTCGCAGACATAATCTTCCTAGTCGAGGAAGAAAGGCAGTTGCTGCTGTACTTTGCGCTGCTTATCTTCAAGTATTTTTAGGCATTTCGACCTTATTAAATCACGTTCCTTTAACACTAGCTGCTTCTCATCAATCTGGTAGTCTTATACTTTTAAGCACTATAATATGGCTATGTCatgaattgaaatatttaaggaaaatttaa
- the LOC126855473 gene encoding cytochrome c oxidase assembly protein COX15 homolog isoform X1 has product MLNIARYRTKILRAYNITKYALSRQCLFTNAGTCVIRCNDISLKKYSSLLQKRPLKQLNIAIRGYVSKRSDKHDKIVGSWLLTCGGMVFVAVALGGITRLTESGLSMVTWRLLGEKMPLNDIQWLSEFEHYKQFPEYKITNLNMTLEEFKRIWWMEYLHRMWGRLIGTVFIIPATYFWFKGMLKHGMKIRIVALGSLIGLQGLMGWYMVKSGLEDRFVEPSDVPRVSQYRLAAHLGLALLIYTGFLYNALDHLIPAEKLTINSTDIKVSNNALKTIKRFKGLIYSAKGLIFFTALSGAFVAGMDAGLIYNTFPKMADKWIPDDILAMSPIIKNFTENPTTVQFDHRILGISTIALITCLGITSRRHNLPSRGRKAVAAVLCAAYLQVFLGISTLLNHVPLTLAASHQSGSLILLSTIIWLCHELKYLRKI; this is encoded by the exons ATGTTGAATATCGCGAGATatcgtacaaaaatattacgagcatataatattacgaaatatGCTCTTAGCCGACAATGTCTTTTCACGAATGCAGGAACTTGCGTCATTCGGTGTAATGATATttccttgaaaaaatattcatcccTGTTACAAAAg AGGCCACTTAAACAACTGAATATTGCAATTCGTGGTTATGTTTCAAAAAGGAGCGATAAACATGACAAAATTGTAGGATCTTGGTTGCTCACTTGTGGCGGTATGGTTTTTGTAGCAGTTGCGCTAg GTGGCATAACAAGACTTACAGAATCAGGTTTATCTATGGTTACTTGGAGATTACTAGGAGAAAAAATGCCTCTTAATGATATTCAATGGCTTTCAGAATTTGAACACTACAAACAATTTcctgaatataaaat aACCAATCTAAATATGACATTGGAAGAATTTAAACGTATTTGGTGGATGGAATATTTGCATAGAATGTGGGGACGTTTAATTGGCACTGTATTTATAATACCAGCAACATATTTTTGGTTTAAGGGTATGCTGAAACATGGAATGAAAATACGTATTGTTGCTTTAGGTTCATTAATTGGTTTACAAGGACTCATGGGATGGTATATGGTTAAATCTGGATTAGAAGATCGTTTTGTAGAACCTTCCGATGTACCGCGGGTATCACAGTATCGTTTAGCTGCGCATCTTGGATTAGCATTGCTTATATATACTGGATTTCTATATAATGCTTTAGATCATTTAATTCCTGCTGAAAAGCTAACTATTAATTCCACTGATATCAAAGTTTCAAATAATGCactaaaaacgataaaaagatttaaaggaTTAATTTACTCGGCAAAaggattgatatttttcaccGCCCTGTCGGGAGCATTTGTAGCTGGCATGGATGCTggtcttatatataatactttccCAAAAATGGCAGATAAATGGATACCTGATGATATACTTGCTATGTCtcccataataaaaaatttcacggAAAATCCAACTACAGTCCAATTTGATCACAGGATTTTG GGAATTTCTACTATAGCATTAATAACATGCTTGGGTATTACGTCTCGCAGACATAATCTTCCTAGTCGAGGAAGAAAGGCAGTTGCTGCTGTACTTTGCGCTGCTTATCTTCAAGTATTTTTAGGCATTTCGACCTTATTAAATCACGTTCCTTTAACACTAGCTGCTTCTCATCAATCTGGTAGTCTTATACTTTTAAGCACTATAATATGGCTATGTCatgaattgaaatatttaaggaaaatttaa
- the LOC126855473 gene encoding cytochrome c oxidase assembly protein COX15 homolog isoform X2, with translation MLNIARYRTKILRAYNITKYALSRQCLFTNAGTCVIRCNDISLKKYSSLLQKRPLKQLNIAIRGYVSKRSDKHDKIVGSWLLTCGGMVFVAVALGGITRLTESGLSMVTWRLLGEKMPLNDIQWLSEFEHYKQFPEYKITNLNMTLEEFKRIWWMEYLHRMWGRLIGTVFIIPATYFWFKGMLKHGMKIRIVALGSLIGLQGLMGWYMVKSGLEDRFVEPSDVPRVSQYRLAAHLGLALLIYTGFLYNALDHLIPAEKLTINSTDIKVSNNALKTIKRFKGLIYSAKGLIFFTALSGAFVAGMDAGLIYNTFPKMADKWIPDDILAMSPIIKNFTENPTTVQFDHRILSLYREFLL, from the exons ATGTTGAATATCGCGAGATatcgtacaaaaatattacgagcatataatattacgaaatatGCTCTTAGCCGACAATGTCTTTTCACGAATGCAGGAACTTGCGTCATTCGGTGTAATGATATttccttgaaaaaatattcatcccTGTTACAAAAg AGGCCACTTAAACAACTGAATATTGCAATTCGTGGTTATGTTTCAAAAAGGAGCGATAAACATGACAAAATTGTAGGATCTTGGTTGCTCACTTGTGGCGGTATGGTTTTTGTAGCAGTTGCGCTAg GTGGCATAACAAGACTTACAGAATCAGGTTTATCTATGGTTACTTGGAGATTACTAGGAGAAAAAATGCCTCTTAATGATATTCAATGGCTTTCAGAATTTGAACACTACAAACAATTTcctgaatataaaat aACCAATCTAAATATGACATTGGAAGAATTTAAACGTATTTGGTGGATGGAATATTTGCATAGAATGTGGGGACGTTTAATTGGCACTGTATTTATAATACCAGCAACATATTTTTGGTTTAAGGGTATGCTGAAACATGGAATGAAAATACGTATTGTTGCTTTAGGTTCATTAATTGGTTTACAAGGACTCATGGGATGGTATATGGTTAAATCTGGATTAGAAGATCGTTTTGTAGAACCTTCCGATGTACCGCGGGTATCACAGTATCGTTTAGCTGCGCATCTTGGATTAGCATTGCTTATATATACTGGATTTCTATATAATGCTTTAGATCATTTAATTCCTGCTGAAAAGCTAACTATTAATTCCACTGATATCAAAGTTTCAAATAATGCactaaaaacgataaaaagatttaaaggaTTAATTTACTCGGCAAAaggattgatatttttcaccGCCCTGTCGGGAGCATTTGTAGCTGGCATGGATGCTggtcttatatataatactttccCAAAAATGGCAGATAAATGGATACCTGATGATATACTTGCTATGTCtcccataataaaaaatttcacggAAAATCCAACTACAGTCCAATTTGATCACAGGATTTTG tctTTATACAGGGAATTTCTACTATAG